TCATGGAGGCTACCGGGAAATACTCATCGATACAGCAGTCTCAACGTCATCGGACGACACGGAGCTACTTGTCCAGGCAAGCTTGGTGCCAATGCTGATCGACTTCGTGACATAAGACATCCAAGCGATTAATCTTGTACCGTTGCCGAACAGCTGTTCAAATGGATACGCACCTGAAACATTTCTCTCATAAACCGAGAGTGGAAAATCCAATTCAGACAGATTGAACTCCGCGACACGAACTCCAGGTCTGAGCTTGCCGCGGTTCTTCATCACCTGCATGTGGATATAGCTCCCATTGCCGAACTCAGAGCCGTCATTAGTTTCGAATCTGCGATACTCAAGTCTAGCCGATACATTTATGGCTTCGCCCCAGACCGGGTCACAGCGAAACGTCAAACTTCGCCGGCCTCCGCTCTCTGAACTTCTCTCAGACAATCGCAAGCGCGACGTCAAACCAAAAACCTCATTGAAAGGTGCGTGCCACAGCAATGCGAAATTGTTCCGGCTATCTCCGGGCACGGTGTTGGATTCTTTTGAGCTGTTCAGGTCAAATGCAAATTCGTGGCGACTAACATAGGTACCGGCCTTGGCACCGACGACGGCAGTTCCCTCAAGTTCCTCGCCAAAATCGAAAGGTCCTTGACTTCGCGGTGCAAAGTAGCCGGCAGGCGCATATATCGAATATAACGCTCCCTGCCATTGCAGAGTTCCGTGGGTAAGAGTCGCCGCCCATGCCGTATTATCTGCGCTTCTTGCGATTTCGCTGATAGCGAATCCGCCTTCCCACCCAATTTTGAAATAGCCGGACTGCGAGTTTAATGTTGGTGCGTTCGTCGGTGACGGTTCGAAATTACTTTGTTGAGCCAAGACACCGGCATGGATAAGACTGTGACGAAGCCCTACAAAACCACCAAAACCTGACTCTGACACCTTGTCGCGTACGTCGGAACGAAAGTTCAGGGGCGAATACACCCCGGTAAGTGAAACTTGACCGGAATCGTTGACGGCATTCCAATCGCGCGAGTTTGCAAATACTCCGAGGTCTAAGCAACTAACTTGCTTTTCAATTGTTACTCCTCGCAGCCAAGCGGACTCACGGCTTGTGGTACGCGCAATTACTCCCCGACCTTCCTTTATTCTTGCGGATCGGACAACCGAAAGAGAACGCATGGCGCCGAAGGAGCCACTCGATAATACGCCCATCCCCCATTCGATCTGATACGTGCCAAGCACGTACTTTATGCCCAGAGAACTGTTGACGCCCGAAATAGACAGGTGCAGTTCATCAATAGTGCGGGGATCATGCGCCCTTCGTACCAGCAGCAAGTCTGCACTAAGAATGTCCCGCGTGTACACAGTCAGCCTTGTTCTCGCCCACGTACCTCTTAAGTCTTCGAGCGAACTCGAGTTATCCCATGAGGCTGAAGTCCAGAAACGGACGCGTTTCGTCAGTAATGGCAAGTCATCATGGGAACAGGAGTCACTGCCGGCCGAGTATAAGAACTGCGCTGCTGCCAGTTCGAGTGAGTCTGCAAGGGACGACTCCCCGTCGGCATTTGTAATCAGCTCTTCAATATCACCGTCAATCGCTTGTGCCGCCATTGTAATTGGCAAAAGGAACACAAACGCCAGCAGCAGCATCATCGGAAGAAAAGGTCGAAGCCAATCGTATGGCTAGCACCGAGTTCACCGTGCCACAGCAACGCATAGTGCAGGCTTGCCGCTCTATGTTTGACAGAGAAGCCCGCAGTGTATTCAGATGGATTGAAGCGTGCGCCGGCGCGAACCGTGAGCTGCTTCAAGACCTGATTGCTCACACCGACCCTGAGTTCCATCGGAAATCCCCGGGGCTGTTCCGCTTCGACACCAAGGCGTGTGGTTTCATCAACTTGAGCGAGTGCGCCGATTCCTAACGATGTGGGAAGCTCGTCTTGATAATTCGACAGGCTTGATCGAGTGAAGTTGTTCCATGCGAATCCAGCGGTAATGGACTCAGTAATTTCACCAATAGCACCAGCATTGAAGACCGCCGCACGTCCCGTTGGCAGGCCGGAAATCCTGACAATATTCGCTGCAGCCGAGAGTCCAATCATCACTCGATCTGACAGCGGTGTACACCCTGAAATCAAGGCTGACTGTTCTTGATAGATGTCATCACCCATACGGGAAAGTGATACCCCCAGGCCAATATTACGAACCGGAAGCGATGCGACAAGTCGTTCAGATTGAAGTTCCTTGAGACCGTAGGGCTGTTCCCACCAAACTCCCAAACTTGGTCCGTAACCTAAAGCCGGGTTCGAGAGAAATCCCCCGGACCTGCGGGTCAACATTCCAACTTGCCCCATTCCCATGGCCTGCGGGTCCGAAACCATCCTCTCGAAAGCCGGGTAAGCGATACTCGGCACCAAAAGAACAAAAAGAACAACGATTAGTGCGATGTCCTTGACAATCCCGTCACCAATCCTTATACTCTTCGGCATGAAGTACCCATTATTCTTATGGATTTCCCTGACCGTTACCCTTTGCGGCCATTCTGGACAGGCAGTCGCGCAGTTGCTTTATCCTGAAGTCACGGTTGATCTGCAAAGACTACCTGAGGAAGCCCAAGTCAAACTGCGGGGAATCGACTCCACTCTCACCCAGTATATCACAGAAAGCAGACATCCGTGGAATCGCGATGACGGTGGCTACGACGTGGATGTGCAAATCAGCATCTACTTCACAGAATACAGCCCGAACCCGACGGAAGACAAATTCAAAGCCAACTTAATCGTCACAAACAAGCAGGATTTCCGTTACGAAGACAAGCGCGTCGAATTCGGTTTTCGAACGCCGTATCAGCCCGGACAGGGTTCGTACGATTCGTTCTTTGCGGTAATCGAGTTTTATTTGTGGTTGATTATTGGAAATGAAGAAGACAAGTATGAGAAGCTGGGCGGGAATCGCTACTTCGACCGTGCCAGACAGGTTCAGCTGTCGAGCACGTCATCCATTTACTACAACGGATGGGATAAACGAGGCGATTTATTGAAGGATATTACAAGCGAGAGCAACAAGACCTTCAGAGAGTTTGAGTTCTTTTACCACACCGGCTTGTATTATGACGAGCAAATGCAATACGAAGACGCAAAGGCATATCTTCATTACGCCCTGCTTAAGCTGGACGCTCTGCCGCTGGACAAACGCAACGAGATACTTGAAAGCGAGCACAGGAACCTGGCTGTGGCCCTGAAGAACTGTAATTATGAAAAGGGTATTGAGGCCCTTCGGCAAATGGATTTCGTCAGAAAGAACGTCTACGATGAGATTTTCCGGACTCCTTAAGCCAATGGAATATAGACAAACCGCCTCGGTTTGTCAAGCCAGAATTGACTCTATATTAAGCAGAATCCGGCTCTTCGAGCCGGATTCGCTTTTTCGAAGTTTCCCCAAACTTCAGAACTTTCGCATCAGCCCGACGACCTTCCCCAAGATATGAAAACCGGGAGTCCCCTGCTCCACAATAATCGGCTTAAACCTGGAGTTGGCGGGTTCCAGGAGTATCCGACCAGCCACGGGCTTGTAGTACTTGACCGTTGCCTCTTCACCGATTAATGCCACTACGATATCCCCTGCATCCGCAGTTCTTTGCGGCCTGGCAAAGATAACGTCACCTTCACGAATTCCAGCGTCTATCATTGATTCACCACGGACTCGAAGAGCGAAGGTATCATCCGCAGGGGCAAACGACTTGTCTACCGACAGGCGACCTTCAATATTCTCAGTTGCAGTAACCGGCAAACCTGCCGCAATTCGCCCGATTATCGGCACTTCCCGAACCTCGGATTTCGGTGCAGCCTTGCCAGATCGGTCTGTCAGCTCTATTCCCCTCGATA
This sequence is a window from bacterium. Protein-coding genes within it:
- a CDS encoding DUF4835 family protein, producing MKYPLFLWISLTVTLCGHSGQAVAQLLYPEVTVDLQRLPEEAQVKLRGIDSTLTQYITESRHPWNRDDGGYDVDVQISIYFTEYSPNPTEDKFKANLIVTNKQDFRYEDKRVEFGFRTPYQPGQGSYDSFFAVIEFYLWLIIGNEEDKYEKLGGNRYFDRARQVQLSSTSSIYYNGWDKRGDLLKDITSESNKTFREFEFFYHTGLYYDEQMQYEDAKAYLHYALLKLDALPLDKRNEILESEHRNLAVALKNCNYEKGIEALRQMDFVRKNVYDEIFRTP
- the lexA gene encoding transcriptional repressor LexA, whose amino-acid sequence is MGMQLTEKQQRALQFIQSEITDRGRPPTLREIGSQIGVSSTNGVRYVLDALVRKGYLERSPMLSRGIELTDRSGKAAPKSEVREVPIIGRIAAGLPVTATENIEGRLSVDKSFAPADDTFALRVRGESMIDAGIREGDVIFARPQRTADAGDIVVALIGEEATVKYYKPVAGRILLEPANSRFKPIIVEQGTPGFHILGKVVGLMRKF